Proteins co-encoded in one Christiangramia fulva genomic window:
- a CDS encoding methyltransferase: protein MYENTFPEKRFQKTLEFLQDSVKPPAKILDLGVKNPFSKIMSENGYSVTNTSGEDLDEDFTSVQNGEFEAVTAFEIFEHLIAPYNILKEIKAPKLVASVPLKLWFSPAYRSKTDKWDRHYHEFEDWQFDWLLEKSGWEIKKTLKWTNPVNKIGVRPLLRKITPRYYAVYAERK, encoded by the coding sequence ATGTACGAAAACACCTTTCCGGAAAAGCGCTTTCAAAAAACACTTGAATTCCTTCAGGATTCGGTGAAACCACCGGCTAAGATCCTGGATTTGGGAGTGAAAAATCCCTTTTCCAAAATTATGTCGGAAAATGGTTACAGCGTCACGAACACTTCCGGAGAAGACCTGGACGAAGATTTTACATCAGTCCAGAATGGAGAATTTGAAGCAGTAACAGCCTTTGAGATATTCGAACATTTAATCGCTCCTTATAATATTCTGAAAGAGATAAAAGCACCTAAGCTGGTAGCCAGCGTTCCCTTAAAATTATGGTTTTCGCCTGCTTACAGAAGTAAAACCGATAAATGGGATCGGCATTATCACGAATTTGAAGATTGGCAGTTCGACTGGTTGCTGGAAAAAAGCGGCTGGGAAATAAAAAAAACCTTAAAATGGACAAATCCGGTAAATAAAATTGGAGTTCGTCCACTACTAAGAAAGATCACTCCCCGATATTACGCCGTTTACGCAGAGCGCAAATAA
- a CDS encoding glycosyltransferase: MKVYIVIPAHNEGNFIAQCLQSLVSQTLLPTRLVVVDDHSTDNTAEIVEEFSRKFDFIELVKNESSAEHAPGSKVINAFYKGYYQLDENFDVICKFDADLIFPKNYLEKIVQIFQEDPKVGMAGGFCSVKHNNKWIPENLTGKDHIRGALKAYRKHCFIQIGKLKPAMGWDTADELLARFHDWKVVTDEKLLVQHLRPTGMNYFEHSGHKQGEAFYRLRYGLLLTVIASGKLAVMKMNPFAFLHYITGYFRAKSKKRPFLVSVEEGRFIRKLRWANIKKKLV; this comes from the coding sequence TTGAAGGTCTATATTGTCATTCCGGCGCATAACGAGGGAAATTTTATTGCACAATGCCTTCAGTCACTTGTTTCACAGACTCTTTTACCAACCAGATTAGTAGTGGTTGATGATCATTCTACCGATAACACCGCTGAAATAGTCGAAGAGTTCAGCAGGAAATTTGATTTTATTGAGCTGGTAAAAAATGAATCATCAGCCGAACATGCCCCAGGAAGTAAAGTGATCAATGCCTTTTACAAAGGCTACTATCAGCTTGACGAAAATTTTGACGTGATCTGTAAATTCGATGCCGACCTTATCTTTCCGAAGAATTATCTGGAAAAAATTGTACAAATTTTTCAGGAAGATCCAAAAGTAGGAATGGCAGGAGGCTTTTGTAGTGTGAAACACAATAACAAATGGATTCCCGAGAACTTAACGGGGAAAGATCATATTCGAGGCGCTTTAAAAGCCTACCGGAAGCATTGCTTTATTCAAATAGGTAAATTGAAACCCGCCATGGGCTGGGACACTGCTGATGAACTTCTTGCAAGATTTCATGACTGGAAAGTAGTAACCGATGAAAAACTTTTGGTGCAGCATTTGCGTCCAACCGGAATGAATTATTTTGAACATTCCGGCCATAAACAGGGCGAGGCATTTTATCGTTTACGCTACGGACTTTTGCTAACAGTCATTGCCTCGGGCAAATTAGCCGTAATGAAAATGAACCCATTTGCATTTTTGCATTATATCACCGGTTATTTCAGGGCTAAAAGTAAAAAACGACCTTTTCTGGTTTCGGTAGAAGAAGGTCGTTTTATAAGAAAACTGCGCTGGGCCAATATTAAAAAGAAACTGGTCTAA
- the pafA gene encoding alkaline phosphatase PafA has protein sequence MKRYLIALFLLVNFFSVKAQIPDTRPKLVVGIVVDQMRYDYLSRFWNQYGEEGFKRLVNDGFNFKNNHFNYVPTATGPGHASVFSGTTPMNHGIISNNWYDKFSKEFIYCVSDGSVSPVGTTSDAGEMSPHRMKSSTFADENRLYTEMRGKTIGVSLKDRASILPAGHSANAAYWFNGREEANWISSSYYLKELPQWVKDFNNSGKAKSYLKTWNTLKDISVYTESGSDENNFEGGFRGKEKAVFPYDLKKLAPENGQFDILKSTPYGNDLTEEFAEAAVKGEQLGQDDITDVLTLSFSSTDYVGHNFGVNSKEIEDTYLRLDLTLAKFLKFLDKQVGPGNYTLFLTADHGAIDVPSYLQSQRVPSGYFEETKNNMNLDEFVKKEFDSDSLIANISNSQVFLNYDEIAKKGLELSDVEEKIAHYLLQQDHIYKVFTREELTAGSFTKGVGALIQNGFNQKRSGDVVFVLDPSYVVYSPTGSTHGSAFNYDTHVPLIFYGKGIRKGSTVKMSFIPDIAPTISSLLGIPFPSAATGKPLLEVLEK, from the coding sequence ATGAAACGTTACTTAATAGCACTTTTTCTACTCGTTAATTTTTTTTCAGTAAAGGCCCAAATTCCCGATACCAGACCTAAACTTGTGGTCGGCATTGTTGTTGACCAGATGAGGTATGATTATCTCTCCAGGTTCTGGAACCAGTATGGAGAAGAGGGATTTAAAAGATTGGTGAATGATGGTTTTAATTTTAAAAACAATCATTTTAACTATGTGCCTACTGCTACCGGCCCGGGCCACGCCTCGGTTTTTTCAGGAACCACGCCAATGAATCACGGGATCATCAGCAATAACTGGTATGATAAGTTTTCCAAGGAATTCATTTATTGCGTAAGTGATGGATCGGTCAGCCCTGTAGGAACTACCAGCGATGCAGGAGAAATGTCCCCGCATCGTATGAAAAGTTCGACTTTTGCAGATGAAAACCGATTATATACCGAAATGAGGGGGAAGACCATTGGGGTTTCTCTTAAAGATCGGGCCTCCATTTTGCCCGCCGGACATTCTGCCAATGCAGCTTACTGGTTTAACGGCCGCGAAGAAGCTAATTGGATAAGCAGTTCTTATTATTTAAAGGAATTACCACAATGGGTAAAGGATTTCAATAATTCAGGAAAGGCAAAATCGTATTTGAAGACCTGGAATACTTTAAAAGATATTTCTGTTTATACTGAAAGCGGAAGCGACGAAAACAACTTTGAAGGTGGTTTCCGCGGAAAGGAAAAAGCGGTATTTCCTTATGATCTTAAAAAACTGGCTCCTGAAAATGGACAATTTGATATTCTTAAATCTACTCCTTACGGGAATGACCTCACCGAAGAATTCGCTGAAGCAGCCGTGAAAGGTGAGCAACTTGGGCAGGATGATATCACTGATGTGCTTACCTTAAGTTTTTCAAGCACCGATTATGTGGGCCATAATTTCGGAGTTAATTCCAAGGAAATTGAGGATACTTATCTAAGGCTGGATCTCACGCTCGCGAAATTCTTAAAATTTCTCGATAAGCAGGTGGGACCGGGAAATTACACCCTTTTCTTAACCGCAGATCACGGAGCCATAGATGTTCCTTCTTACCTTCAGTCACAACGCGTTCCTTCAGGTTATTTTGAGGAGACAAAAAACAATATGAACCTGGATGAATTTGTAAAAAAGGAATTTGACAGTGACAGCCTGATCGCGAATATTTCTAATTCCCAGGTATTTCTTAATTATGATGAAATCGCGAAAAAAGGCCTCGAATTATCTGATGTAGAAGAGAAAATAGCACATTATTTGTTGCAACAGGATCATATCTATAAAGTTTTTACGCGGGAAGAACTTACTGCCGGCTCTTTCACAAAAGGAGTGGGAGCGTTAATTCAGAATGGTTTTAATCAAAAACGAAGTGGTGATGTGGTTTTTGTTTTAGATCCTTCTTATGTTGTTTATTCTCCAACCGGTTCTACGCATGGAAGCGCGTTTAATTATGATACTCATGTGCCTTTGATCTTCTACGGAAAAGGGATCAGAAAGGGCTCGACAGTTAAAATGAGCTTCATTCCTGATATCGCGCCAACCATCTCAAGCCTGTTGGGTATTCCTTTCCCTAGTGCCGCTACCGGAAAGCCATTACTGGAAGTACTTGAAAAATAA